The Sphingomonas naphthae nucleotide sequence GCCTGATGGTGTCCGATGTTGGTCTGCCCGGCATGAATGGTCGCCAGTTGGCCGAGATCGCCCGCGAGCATCGGCCCGATCTGCCGATCCTGTTCGTGACGGGCTATGCCGAGAATGCGGCGATCCGCGCAGGCTTCCTTGGTACAAATATGGGCATGATAACCAAACCCTTTGCGCTAGATGCTCTGGCGTCCAAGATTGATGAGATGATAATATAGCGGCTTGTCGTAGTGCGCCTGATCGGACCTCCATTCGACGCGAACGCCGGAAGAGAAGAATTTTAGGGGCGGTTAAAGCCTGAAGGTAAGATGTTCTCCATCTTGGCGGCGTGACGTCTGCTGTGGAATATTCGGCTGACCAGCGCTTTGGGCTTGGGCGTGTCAGGCGCGATTTCGTCGGGAAGGCTCCCAGGCAAGTCATTCCCCGCAGCCTCCATAACTCAAACTCGGCCGCCTTCCTGAAACGTATCGCTGGCAACAAGCGGGTGGCGCAGCGCCGCTGCCGTGCGATGGTGTTGGGCCGGTAATTTGCAACTGGCTGAAAATACGGCGCATGCCGGCTGCGTTGCCCGAAATCGTAACCTGAAAGGTGGTCAGACCGACAGTACGCCGGGCGCACCCTTCCCGACCCTCAATGCGAGTTGGAACTGAAGGATGCAAAGCCCCCGCGCATCATCAACCGACGGCTGCGTGATAAGTGGGGCATGCTTGCGCCGTCGTCAGGGCCGTGCGCCGATCAGGCGATTTCCGCAAAAGTGGAGCGGGTGAAGGGAATCGAACCCTCGTCGTAAGCTTGGGAAGCCTTGGCACGGTAGGATTTCTGCCGTTTTTGCTCATGAAACCTGTGAATCAAAGTGGGAACAGGGTAAGGACGTAACGCGAAAACCTGCGACTCTTACCGCAGTTTTACCGCACCGGCATTTCCAAGCAAATCATTGCCACAACGGCCGCCCCGCCCAACCGGTTGGGAAGCCCATCGCCGAGAGGCCGTTGGTCGGGTGGGTGCCCAGCAACTGCTTGAGCTCGATCATCCATTGCGACTGGGGATCGACCTGCTTGAGCAGATGCCGGATCAGGACCAGCGAGTTGTAGAGGCGCGCTGGACCGGGCGGCGGGGGTTCCAGCGTCGCAACCAGATCGGCCGGCTTCTGCGGCACCTTCATTCGGAGCAGGAAGCCGCGGTTCCACAGACGGCCATGATGCGCGCAGCTGTTGCGGACGGTCGACAGATGCTTGAGCAGCGGCACCAACACCGTCTCGTGAAGCCCCAGAGGCTTGGCGATGGTGTTGCGGAGGGCGCGATCATCGAGCAGCGAGTACCAGCGGGAAAGCTGGCCGAAAGACATCATCTCGGCCACCATCCACACCGGCGGCATGGCGGGATCGTCATAGGTGTCGCGATAATGCGCGATATAGGTTTCGGGCGATGTCCCAACCTCGCGCGCCAGCCGCGACAGATTGTCATGGAACTGGCGGCGGTCGCTGTAGAGCGCCGCGTTCAGATAGCCGTGGGGACCGGCGTGATGGGCCAGTGCGTAGGCCCAGCTCCCCCGGATCGCGACCTCGATGCGCTCGATCGCGCTGAGCACATGCAGCCGCAGCTTGCGGTCGAAATCGTACAGCGCGGTGATCGTCTCGAAGGTGGTGCCGGGGACGAAGCGGGGACCGGCATGACCCTTGGGGTGTTCGAACGGCAACCAATAGGCGCTGAGCCGATAATAACTGACGTGGCGCAGCCAATGCTCGGCGCGCGCGGGATCGGCGACCGTCATCCCCTCCGCCTGGAGGAGGGCGAGTTGCTGCGCGATGGTTAGGGCGGGCTTGCCGAAGGTGCGTGTCACGCCACCAGCCTAATGGAAACAGGCCCAGAATCAAAAGACCCGCCAAGTGTGCATATCCTTGCGGACAGAGGCCTGGCGGGTTCGATTGACCGTTAGATAGGCGCGGGAATCCTACTTTTCAACTAATAAACGCGGCTTGTGCGGCGCTGTTGCGCTGGCCCCGTGGGAGAGATTGTAACGCGGTCTGAAGGCGCTCTCATTAGGGGTTAGGCGGCGATCGCAGGCTGGAGCAAGCCGACAGGGTGCCTGCAATTGATCATGTATGTCATGCTTCGCATTAGTGGGCCAGCGACGGCGCGAAGCGCGGCACCGGATCTGCGGTCACCACCATCCGCGCCAACCTCATCCCTCTCGCCAGGACCGTGGGGCGCCGCTGGACCGGCCCACTCGCCCGTGACGAGCCACATCTCGTAGTAATAAAGCCATTCGTAGGCCCAGGGCAGAAGCTTGGGGGCCGCCTGTCGCCCAGGCACCATGATCTCGTCCGGCGGATAGTAGAGACATAGGAGCGCACCGTTGGAATCGTCCCACGGCCCGTAGAGGTGGGGCACTGGCAAACCGTCGGCTGAAGGCCTCACGGCGCCGCCCAGCACCCGCACCGATGCCGGCCGCCACGGAAAGGCCAGATCGGCGTCGGCCGATCCGAAACTCAACTCCAGGCGGATATCGTAGGTCTGCGCCATTGGGCGAAGTTTGCCCACCCAGACGCCCGTGCCGCGGAGGCTCGGCATGCGCCTGAACCCCGGGAAATCGCGCTTGATCGCTTCATCCTCCAGACCCAGCGCGAATTCCGCGAACCGGGCAGTATAGGTAACCCCGTCCATGCCAGCGGCATGGACGGGACGCGTCCATTCCCGATGTCCCGGCGCAGCGATCACACCGGGTCGCCGAAGAAGCGATGCTTCGGCGCCATTATGGGCTTGGCCGACGAGGCCGCAGTGCCCATCCCGCCGGCCGCCGCCACGGCGAACATCCCCTCCCGGCTCTTCGCCGCGGCGCGTTCGCTCGCCCGGTGATAGCCCTGCGCCGCGGCGTTCTCGCCAAACAGGTCGCGGATGATCTGCTTCTTGGCCACCTGCGTCCCCTCCTCGAGTAGCTCGTCGAGCTTCCTCGCCAGATGGTTCAGATCCTCGGACAGCATCCGCTGCGATTCCGCCCTCTTGGGCCAGCGGTCCGACAGCAGGTCCTCCCGGCATGCCGGATTTTCGACGTGCAGCGGCTGCGCTACGATGGGCGCCATATAGGCGGCCACCGATCGCAGGTCAGCGAGCAGGCCGCGCCCCTGCGGCGCCTCTGCGGCGATCTTCGAAAGGAGGACCGAGGGCATGCGATCATAGTCACGCCTGTCGCAGTGGATGTCGCGGAACCGCTTGAGGAGCTGCACCGAGAGCAGGCGGGTCGTCTTCATCTCGGCCGGCTTCTGCTGCGGCACGGGGACCGTCGAGGCGTGGACCTTCCGCATGTCCATCACCACGCGGGGGCGGACCATGCCGTCGAACCACTGCGCGAACCCCTCCGGATTGGCCAGCGCATGGTCTGGACGTTCCGGATGCACGTCGAAGATGCCGATCGTGCGCGCCTGCCGGCCGGCAACCAGCACGGCCGGCGTCACGTCGAGATGCATGTTCTCATACCAGAGCGTCACGCAGCGCTTCTTCACCTCGAGGCGCTTGAACTGCAGTCGTCCCTTCGCCTTCTCCAGCGCCCTTGCGACGAGCGCGAGCACCTGATCGGGAGCGGTGAACTGGTGAATGCTGAGTTCAAGGAGAAGGTCGATGTCGTAGTCTTCGCGATCGTCGTAGGCCGAGATCGTCGAAGCCATCCTGAAGGAGCCCTGCGGATAAATAACGGGGTCGAGATGGGCGAGGCCGCTGATCTCCTCGTGAATGTAGGCGGCCACCACGTTGAAATGCGCGACCGCCTCCTTGTAGGCCGTCGGGCTGATTTGGATCTTCTCGGCGACGTCGCCGAGAAGATCGTCGTAGAACTGGCGCAGAACGTCGCCGTGGATCATCTCAAGTCTCCTGAACCTTGGCGGGATGGCATGGGACGAATGGCTCCCGCCCGCCTAGCAGGAAGCATTCGTTGATCCTGGGCATCAGAGCGCGCGCGTTGGAGCGACCCATCCGGACCAGTTCCTCCAACCGGCGCGCATCATCCAGCGCGTAGTGGCCCGCGGGCACCTCGGGGCAGACCCGGATGAGATGCGGATTGGTGTGTGGATGTCCCAGCAGGAGCTTCGCCGTCGCGTGGCTGAGCCTGTCCTGCCCGTCGAACAGCGTCTGGATCAGCCACTTCACGTCGCGGAAACCGACGACCCGACGGGCGGGCGTGATCGAGGACGTGCAGCCCAGCGAGAGAAGGCGCGCCTCGCGCATGTCCCAGCCGAGCACGGTGGCGCCCTCCAGCGCGGCGACCCCCATCGGATTGTTCGCCCAGACACCGCCGTCGAGCAGGTGGGCCGCGCCGTAGAAGCTGTGCGCGGGAAGATAGGTCGGCGCCGCCGCGGTGGCGAGCGCGGCATCGAGCATCGGCACCCGCCAGTCCACGGCTAGCCGTTCGTGGTGGGCGGTCTTGAAGACGTACAGCCCCCCGTTGGCGGAGTCGTAGGCCGGGATGACGATCCGAGTGAGCGCATCGCCTATGCGGCGGTCGCCGAAGACGACGCCGAGCTCGGCACGCAGGGCGTCCGCGTCGTATTTGGAGGTGCGAAGCTGCCGCATCGAGCGCCACGCGCGACGGAGCGTCGCCACCATCGCGGCGAACACCCCTTCGCCCGGCTCCTGATCGAAGATGCGCGGACCGCGCGTGAGGTAGAAGTCGAGGATCTCGGCTCCGCTCAGCCCGGCCGCCAATCCCAGCGCGATGATGCCGCCGGTCGACGTGCCGGCGATCAGATCGAAGTTGTCTACGATGCGCTGCCCCGAGACCGCCTCGATCTCAGCGATGAACGCCGCGGGCATCGCGCCCTTCAGACCGCCGCCGTCGACGGTCAGAATCCGACGGGGTCGGGACTTCCGTCCCGCATCGGCCTCCAGGCCGATCATATGGCCCACCTGAACATTTCGGCAGATATAGTGAACGACGATCTGCTTGTAAACACCCACGGCCGTAGCGTAAGCTACATCTTACGCGACGGGTTGGTCCGCCGCCAGGAGATGCGAATGCCATTGTCCACGAAGCTCAAGGAGCTCCGTGCGCGGAGCCGCGAGTCGCTTCAGCAGGTGGCGGACGCGGTCGGTGTCTCGAAGGCGCACATCTGGGAGCTCGAGCGGGGAACGAGCAAGAACCCGGGGCTCGATCTGCTCAAGAAGCTAGCCGAGCATTTCAAGGTCAGCATCGCCTTCCTTTCCGACGACGAGAAGGAGGAGAATCCCGCCGCCCAGCAGTTCTTCCGCGAGTTCGGAGGCGAGCTCTCCACCCGGGACTGGGATACTCTGCGCACGGTCGCCGCGAGCCTGAAAGGCAAGGCCGGTTGAACGAGGAGCTCCTCATGGAGCTCGCGGACTGCGGTTCGCCCGAACGGCTGCTGGGCGTAATCTTCCAGCACCATCCGACCTGGAAGCCGCCGATCGATGTCGAGGCCTTCGCGCTTTCGGTCGGCATCCTGGAATTCAGGGATCTTGAGGTCGACGGCTTCGTCGGCGCGCTCATGACCGACCTTGAAAAGACGAAAGGCATTATCCTCTCGGCCAAAGGGATGGGCCATCGCCGCCGACGTTTCACGATCGGTCACGAGTTAGGCCACTACCTGATACCAGCGCACAGGGGCGACAAGAGCTGCACGTCGGCCGACTTGAGAGAAATGAGGCGCGATACACTCCATCGGCAGGAGGAGGCCCAAGCGAACCGCTTCTCCGCCGGCCTGCTCATGCCAAAGCCCTCGTTCAAGGCGCATGTCGAAGCCATGGGCACCCCGGACATTTCCCATCTTCAGCTGCTCGCCAACACGTATGATGTCAGCCGCGAAGCAGCTGCAAACCGCTATGTCGAGCTGTCGCCGGAGATGTGCGCGTTCGTGTTCGTGAAGGATGGAAGAATCCGATATCCGCGCCCCGGCAGGGAATTCCCAGCGATGGCGATCCGATCCGGGGATCGAGTGCCTCAGCCGATCCCACGTGGAGCGCTTGGTCCCGTCGCCGCGGCGGAATGGCTTCAACCGACGTGGGCAGGTCGGCCGCCGACAATCCTAGCTCAGCAGGTCGACCAATCGGACGGCCATGCCACTATTCTCCTGTTTATAGACTCCGACGAATTCGAGGAGACTGTTGAAGAGGACGGCCTGATCGACTCCTACACGCCACGGTTCCGTCGATGACCGGCTGGGCTATTACGATCGAGAACGCTGAGTGGGTCAGGCTATGGCCGCATCGATCTGCCGCGCTACCCCGCCGCCGCGATCCAACTCCGCCCACAGGAACACCACGCTCCCGCCGCTCACCTCCTGCAGCCGTGCACCGATGTTGCGCTTCTCGCGGCTGTCGGCGTTGTCGGTGCGATCCGCGCCCTTGTACTCGATGATGAGCTTGCGGCCGTCGGTCAGCTCGGCGACGAAATCGGGATAGAACAGGTCGGTCGCGGTCGGTAACGTGTAGGACCAGGTGGTGCGGTCGACATTGCGGACCCAGCGGTGGATGGCGGGATGGTCGTCGATCTGCACCGCGGCCATCCATTCCTCGCCACCATGCCGGAGATCGCCAACCTGCGCGAACAGGTGCTTCCGCGGTCGCCACGGGCCGGCATAGAGCGTGCGTGGATCGTAGCCGGCCTTGCTGAAGCTGAAGCCGTTCTCTCCGAGCGCCAGCACCGGCGCGATACTCTCCATCAACAGCTGGACGCCGCGCGCACCGGCTTCGTGACGAAGCTGCGCCACCCGCGCCACGATCGCGCGACGCAGCGCGTGCTTGCCACGGACGAGCTGGGCGAGCGGGATCCGCTCGGCGACGCCCTCCACGACACGGCGGCAATATTCGAGGAAGATCGGCTGGGCGATGTCGCGCTGGCGCGTCGTGCGGTCGAGCCAGCGGGAGAGCGTGGCAACATCCCAATGGGTCGCGTCGTCGAGCGCCAGCTCGGCGGCGGCGTCGATGCGGCTGTAGACGACCTGATCGCCGTCCACGTCCATCTCGAACGTGTCGGGCCGGTCGGTCAGCGCGAAGCCCGGCAGGCCGGTATCGACCTGTCGCAGATCCCAGCCGCCCACATCGACCAGCGTCTCCGGGAAAAGGATCTCGAGCTGTCCGTCACGTTCGATCGCGAGGCGGGGGAGCGTCAGCACCTCGCCCTGCTCGGCGGGTGACAGGCACGCGGCGCGCTGGACGAGGAACGCCTCCATGGCGGCCACCGGTGACGTCTCCGCCGACGCGATCGCCGACGCCACGTCACGCAGCACCGCGTCGGGTGCAGCGGTGTCGAACGTGATCGCCACGCCGTCCGCGCCATCATCGGCGATCCGCGTCGCCGCGACCATCTCTGGCGACCAGTCGCTTTGATCGGGGCGCTCCTGCACGTGCAGCACCGGGAGTTCGGGCCGGGTGAACAGCGACTGGTCCTCGCGCCATTCAAACGTCTCCGGCTGTTCGACGATCGCCTCCAGCGCGGTGCGCTCGTCGAAGCCCATCGCGGTCAGCCGATCCTTCAGCCCCTCCGCCGCTTCGAAGAAGTTCTTCTCCGAGACGTGCGCATAGGCGCGGTTCAGCTCCTCGGACGAGCGGCGCGTGGCGAAGGGCATGCGCAGCACGCGGCCGAGCAGCTGCTCCACCGCGCCGCCACTGCGGATGCTGGCCAGCGAGCAGAAGACATAGGCGAAGGAGCAGTCCCAGCCTTCCTTAAGCGCGTCGACGGTGATGACGTGCTCGATGATGCACGTGGGATCGAACAGGTCGATGCCGTCGAGCTCGCGCTGGCTGCCGGTCGCCACCGCGATCCGGTCCTCGGGGATGCGGCAATCCTCGATCAGGTGGCGCCTCACCACCTCCACCGTCGCCTCCGCACCCTCGCGCGCCGGCTGCGCCTGATAGAGCGAGATCGGGCGTATCCCACCGCCATCCCTGGCGGCGATGCTCTCCAGCCAAGCGCGGTTGTCGACGGCATGGGCGATTGCCGCCTGCCAGCTGCTATGCTGCGAGAGGTGGATCGGCAGCTTGATCATGTCCGCCGCCTTCAACTCGGCGGCGGTGGCGGAGACGATGACGTTGGAGCGCACCGGCGTGGCGGTGAACTCCACCACGGCGGCGGGAGCGAGCCGGCCGAACGTCTCGCCGGACAGCGTCGAGGTGAAATTGTGCGCCTCGTCCACGATCACCAGCGGCCGGTGCAGCTTGAGCAGGTTGGCGAAGCTGGCGATCGGCTTGCCCCGTCGCGGCCCGGTCTCATGCCGGGCGAGGTCGACGGTTGCCGGCAGCGCAGCGAAATGGGGCTCCAGTTCCTCATCATCGCGATAGACATTCC carries:
- a CDS encoding Abi family protein, with product MTRTFGKPALTIAQQLALLQAEGMTVADPARAEHWLRHVSYYRLSAYWLPFEHPKGHAGPRFVPGTTFETITALYDFDRKLRLHVLSAIERIEVAIRGSWAYALAHHAGPHGYLNAALYSDRRQFHDNLSRLAREVGTSPETYIAHYRDTYDDPAMPPVWMVAEMMSFGQLSRWYSLLDDRALRNTIAKPLGLHETVLVPLLKHLSTVRNSCAHHGRLWNRGFLLRMKVPQKPADLVATLEPPPPGPARLYNSLVLIRHLLKQVDPQSQWMIELKQLLGTHPTNGLSAMGFPTGWAGRPLWQ
- a CDS encoding nucleotidyltransferase, which codes for MIHGDVLRQFYDDLLGDVAEKIQISPTAYKEAVAHFNVVAAYIHEEISGLAHLDPVIYPQGSFRMASTISAYDDREDYDIDLLLELSIHQFTAPDQVLALVARALEKAKGRLQFKRLEVKKRCVTLWYENMHLDVTPAVLVAGRQARTIGIFDVHPERPDHALANPEGFAQWFDGMVRPRVVMDMRKVHASTVPVPQQKPAEMKTTRLLSVQLLKRFRDIHCDRRDYDRMPSVLLSKIAAEAPQGRGLLADLRSVAAYMAPIVAQPLHVENPACREDLLSDRWPKRAESQRMLSEDLNHLARKLDELLEEGTQVAKKQIIRDLFGENAAAQGYHRASERAAAKSREGMFAVAAAGGMGTAASSAKPIMAPKHRFFGDPV
- a CDS encoding CBASS cGAMP-activated phospholipase, whose amino-acid sequence is MGVYKQIVVHYICRNVQVGHMIGLEADAGRKSRPRRILTVDGGGLKGAMPAAFIAEIEAVSGQRIVDNFDLIAGTSTGGIIALGLAAGLSGAEILDFYLTRGPRIFDQEPGEGVFAAMVATLRRAWRSMRQLRTSKYDADALRAELGVVFGDRRIGDALTRIVIPAYDSANGGLYVFKTAHHERLAVDWRVPMLDAALATAAAPTYLPAHSFYGAAHLLDGGVWANNPMGVAALEGATVLGWDMREARLLSLGCTSSITPARRVVGFRDVKWLIQTLFDGQDRLSHATAKLLLGHPHTNPHLIRVCPEVPAGHYALDDARRLEELVRMGRSNARALMPRINECFLLGGREPFVPCHPAKVQET
- a CDS encoding helix-turn-helix domain-containing protein, which encodes MSTKLKELRARSRESLQQVADAVGVSKAHIWELERGTSKNPGLDLLKKLAEHFKVSIAFLSDDEKEENPAAQQFFREFGGELSTRDWDTLRTVAASLKGKAG
- a CDS encoding ImmA/IrrE family metallo-endopeptidase; amino-acid sequence: MELADCGSPERLLGVIFQHHPTWKPPIDVEAFALSVGILEFRDLEVDGFVGALMTDLEKTKGIILSAKGMGHRRRRFTIGHELGHYLIPAHRGDKSCTSADLREMRRDTLHRQEEAQANRFSAGLLMPKPSFKAHVEAMGTPDISHLQLLANTYDVSREAAANRYVELSPEMCAFVFVKDGRIRYPRPGREFPAMAIRSGDRVPQPIPRGALGPVAAAEWLQPTWAGRPPTILAQQVDQSDGHATILLFIDSDEFEETVEEDGLIDSYTPRFRR
- a CDS encoding DEAD/DEAH box helicase produces the protein MELKDYQRRALETLRAFLDQATIRDHATAYAAACAVGEPGAYGAAYRPLAGLPDVPYCCLRLPTGGGKTLLAAHAVGVARDTYLAPRFPVVLWLVTSTTIAEQTLGALKKIGHPYRQALEAAFGGAVRVHGIDERRQLRPQDMADAATVIVATVQSFRVNNVADRNVYRDDEELEPHFAALPATVDLARHETGPRRGKPIASFANLLKLHRPLVIVDEAHNFTSTLSGETFGRLAPAAVVEFTATPVRSNVIVSATAAELKAADMIKLPIHLSQHSSWQAAIAHAVDNRAWLESIAARDGGGIRPISLYQAQPAREGAEATVEVVRRHLIEDCRIPEDRIAVATGSQRELDGIDLFDPTCIIEHVITVDALKEGWDCSFAYVFCSLASIRSGGAVEQLLGRVLRMPFATRRSSEELNRAYAHVSEKNFFEAAEGLKDRLTAMGFDERTALEAIVEQPETFEWREDQSLFTRPELPVLHVQERPDQSDWSPEMVAATRIADDGADGVAITFDTAAPDAVLRDVASAIASAETSPVAAMEAFLVQRAACLSPAEQGEVLTLPRLAIERDGQLEILFPETLVDVGGWDLRQVDTGLPGFALTDRPDTFEMDVDGDQVVYSRIDAAAELALDDATHWDVATLSRWLDRTTRQRDIAQPIFLEYCRRVVEGVAERIPLAQLVRGKHALRRAIVARVAQLRHEAGARGVQLLMESIAPVLALGENGFSFSKAGYDPRTLYAGPWRPRKHLFAQVGDLRHGGEEWMAAVQIDDHPAIHRWVRNVDRTTWSYTLPTATDLFYPDFVAELTDGRKLIIEYKGADRTDNADSREKRNIGARLQEVSGGSVVFLWAELDRGGGVARQIDAAIA